One region of Hymenobacter sediminicola genomic DNA includes:
- a CDS encoding fatty acid desaturase family protein, which yields MALPKFAAPRSFHADLKRRINEYFEQAGTASTGNFSLLSKAVLLALAFVGLYVHLVFFTPPTAWALLECVLFGGTIAAIGFNVMHDGAHGSFSQYKWLNNFAAFTLNVLGGSSYMWNAKHNLVHHTYTNIEGHDDDIDIRPFMRMTPDQPRHALHRFQHLYFWLLYCMLYISWIFVMDYQKYFSRKIGNMPLKKMALSDHLVFWGFKVFNLLLYVVVPIYMVGFLGWLAGFAVTTCFAGLVLSLVFQLAHTVEATAFPMPHETTNKLEDEWAIHQIKTTANFATENRLISWLVGGLNFQVEHHLFPKISHVHYPAISKILKQVCGEYGVAYNEYPKMRYAVASHVAFLRQMGRA from the coding sequence ATGGCACTGCCCAAATTTGCCGCCCCGCGGTCCTTCCACGCTGACCTGAAGCGTCGTATCAACGAGTATTTCGAACAGGCCGGCACGGCCTCCACTGGCAACTTTAGCCTGCTCAGCAAAGCTGTGCTGCTGGCTCTGGCTTTCGTGGGCTTGTATGTGCACCTCGTGTTCTTCACGCCGCCCACAGCCTGGGCCTTGCTGGAATGCGTGCTGTTTGGCGGTACCATTGCCGCCATCGGCTTCAATGTGATGCACGACGGGGCCCACGGCTCGTTCAGCCAGTATAAGTGGCTGAACAATTTCGCTGCTTTCACGCTGAACGTGCTGGGCGGCAGCAGCTACATGTGGAACGCTAAGCACAACCTCGTGCACCACACCTACACCAACATTGAAGGCCACGACGACGACATCGATATCCGGCCCTTCATGCGCATGACCCCCGACCAGCCGCGCCACGCGCTGCACCGGTTTCAGCACCTGTACTTCTGGTTGCTGTACTGCATGCTCTACATCTCTTGGATTTTCGTGATGGACTACCAGAAGTACTTCTCGCGCAAAATCGGGAACATGCCGCTCAAGAAAATGGCCCTTTCCGACCATCTGGTGTTCTGGGGCTTCAAGGTGTTCAATCTACTGCTATATGTGGTGGTGCCCATCTATATGGTCGGGTTCCTGGGCTGGCTGGCCGGTTTCGCCGTTACCACCTGCTTCGCCGGACTGGTGCTGAGCCTTGTATTCCAGTTGGCCCACACCGTAGAAGCCACGGCTTTCCCAATGCCCCACGAAACCACCAACAAGCTCGAAGATGAGTGGGCCATCCACCAGATCAAGACCACGGCCAATTTCGCTACCGAAAACCGCCTGATTAGCTGGCTGGTGGGCGGGCTCAACTTCCAGGTCGAGCATCATCTGTTCCCCAAAATCTCCCACGTCCATTACCCCGCCATCAGCAAAATCCTCAAGCAGGTATGCGGCGAGTACGGCGTGGCCTACAACGAGTACCCGAAGATGCGCTACGCCGTGGCCTCGCACGTGGCGTTTCTGCGCCAGATGGGGCGGGCTTAG